The DNA region CGATATGAATGTTCGTCGCCTTCGCCAGCAGGCGGGGCGTGCTGTAGCCTATGGCTTACCTTATGAGAATGCACTAAAGTCGATCACAGCAGACGCTGCTAGGTATTTCAAGCTTGATGATCGTGGATCGCTTTCGGTAGGGCTTCGTGCGGATCTTGTAGTTTGGAGCGGTGATCCACTAGAGCCTCAAAGCTATGTGGAAGCCCTTTGGATCGCAGGTCAGCTTCAGCAGCCGGGCCATCGTCAGCGACAGCTGGCTCGTTCTTATTTGGATGCTCCAGTATCTCACTAGGCCTTCCATACGACGGAGTTCTTAGATCTTGAGTCATGTCCTCTTTTTCCCTAAGATCGGGAAAAGGAGGATATCATGCCAACGATCTCACAAATTCAGTATATTCTTGCCGTTGATCGCTACCGGCATTTCGGAAATGCTGCAAAAGCTTGTCATATAGCGCAGCCGAGCCTGAGTATGCAAATCCAAAAAGTCGAAGAAGAACTGGGGTTTCTCATATTTGACCGCAATAAGAAGCCTGTTCTAGCAACCAAAAAAGGTGAGCGTTTTATAGCGCAGGCCAAGCATGTGATTCGTGAGCACGAGAAGCTTATAAAGATGAGTCGGGAAGATTCGGATTCGATTTCAGGTGATTTTCGCCTAGGAATCATCCCTACGATCATGCCGTATTTGCTACCTAAGTTCATCGGCCTATTCTCAGAGCGATTTCCGGGTGTGACCCTAAGAGTCGATGAACTGAAGACCCAAGATATCATTTCAGAACTTCGTAAAGATACCCTTGATGCAGGGATTCTGGCAACACCACTTCAGGAAAAGGGGATCAGAGAGCGCCCTCTATTCTACGAGCCGTTTTTTCTATATGCCCATGAAGGTCATCACTTGCTTGGCCAGGAAAAAGTCTCCCCTGAAGGTTTTTCAAGCGAAGATATCTGGCTTCTAGAGGATGGTCATTGCTTTAAGAATCAGGTGAGTAACTTTTGTTCATTGGAGGAAAAAGCTGGAGTCTATTCTAATATTATCTTTGAGGGAGGGAACCTCGAAACTCTTCGCTATCTCGTCAAAGAGAGTAAGGGCTACACACTCGTTCCGTATCTTTTTGCCGAAAACCTTCCTCAGGAAGAAAAAACAAGTATGGTGAGGCCTTTTTGTGAGCCGATACCCAGCCGCGAAGTCAGCATTGTTTTCTCACGAGACCAGTGGAAAACCGATATAGTCGGAGCTTTGCAAGAAGTTATACAAGAAGCCCTACCAAGTGGTTTAAACAATGAGCGAACTGCTCAACAAAAAGTGATTCCCGTTTGATTAACTTAACAGGTAGCAAGGCCTTGGCATTCATTTGTCGAGACCTTGCCGAAAACGTACTTAATGGACTTTTAGATCAAGGCGGCGAAAATTCTATAGCAAGCCTTGCCTGATAGCATAGTCATTGGCCATGAGGTAGCGCTTGCCGTCAATAGGGTTATCAAACATAAAGTAAATCCAGCCATCCGATCGGAAGTGAGGGAATATCAAGCGCTGGAATGCTTTTGGAGTGTTTAGAGCAACGCTCTGTTCGTTGAGAAGATCTACCAAGTATAATCGAGATGATCGTTCTTCGAGAAGTTCCAGAAACTTTGGGTCAGTTTCACTCCCAAATCCTAGTTCCTGCCATTGCTGGGGTTGAATATAGTCATAAGTTACAAAGAACCGTTCATCGAAAGAAAATTTGCCCTTCTGGCCAGGGGTGCAAAACATACCTTGCTCGCTTAATGTGTAGCTGAAACCGCTTTCATCTTGGCTTCTTTTTGATCGGTAGAGCCGATATCCAATATGCCGTGACTTACCCTCTTGTGAAGCAACAACGCGGCTGACAAGCACCTGATTCGACGGGGAGACATTCCAATCGATCTCCCAAGGAGTTTGAATCTCGCTGGGGGTTTGTTTCTGCCAGTTCTGACCATCAAAGATATAGGGGTGAAGCGCTACCTTGGTTTGAGGGCTATAGTTTGGGGTGAATGGTCCATCCCGAGGGCCGTAGTAATTCCCTGAATCGCTAGTAAAGGTTCCTGTCACCGCAAGATAGTTTTCAGAGTCTAGGCTACTACCTACGGCCTGATAAAGAGGGGTCTCGACGGCGTCACCAAAGCTGCACTGCTCTTCTGTGAAGGAAATTTTTTCGGTGCTGAGGTCTTCAATCAATGACTGTTGGCAAATTCCCGTGCTTTGACCTTGGAATATAAACGCGCTGTTGTCTGGGAAAAATCCAGGATCGTAGTAAGCATCGATCTCAATCAAACGATCATTTCCTGGGCTTGTGAATTTACTACGCAGATCTACGATCATACTTGGATTGCCACCATAGGCTACAAAGCGACCATCGGCGGAGGATCGAATCCAAAAGTCGGTCGATTCTGGAAATTGATGAAGGACATAAGTGGTTCCTTTGAGGTCCATTTCAATTCCTAAGTCTTGCGGGGTAGGGAATATGTTTTGACCGTTCCGTTGCTGTTTGAAACAGTCGATGGAGTTGCTACTATTACAAGCAAACATAGGAATCCCATTTTCCATGTTTCTAGCACCCCAACCCAAAAAGGCCATGCGATTGATGTGAGTCTTTAGTTCTGCCGAAACTTGATTTTCGCACTGAGTTGGACCATTGTAGGGATTGATAAGTTCATCGAGATGAGGCATGCCGTAGCTTGCCCAGGCAATGATTTTGTTTAGAATTTCCTGTTCCGTAGGAGTCGCTCCAAGAGGCATCGAGCTACGTTGCCTAAGGCTATCGTATCGCTCTAAACCATCGTTAGGATAGGCGTCAAGAAATAGGTTCTTGATCTCATCCGTGTGAATCGCTAATGAGTAAAGCGCTAAGTCGCTTGTCGCAAGATTTTCATCTCCGTTCCCTAAACATGAAATTCTTTCTATTGGGGTACGATCGACTTGAGGATTGAGACAATCATAGTAGATGTCTGCTGTGCGGTAAGACCAGCGAAGCAGAGTTTCCCGATCCTGCATATTATGGCAGTTAGAACAGGCAGGAGAAATACCATCTGCTTCTGTGATTCCTAGATAGGAAGCTACTTCTTTGGCGTCATCGAACGAATCCCCCATAGCTACCTGGCCCCAGTAGAGGCTCATGATGGGTAAAACAAAACGTAACATGTGAATCTCCTATAGTGTTAATAACAATAAATTACGTTGTCACAGTCAATCGTTCATGACGAATCAACTGCTGGTGCCTTAGTAGGTAGGGTAGGTTTGAAAGTATGAGACGACTTGTTGCATCTGCCTTTGGATGTTATTCGCGCCAAAAAAAAGAGACCAGGTGTAGTCAGATTGAAAGCTGGTACGATATTGAGATATCAATTGTGTCGGGTCGTTATTGAGAATTTCTGTAATATCTTGGGATCTTGAAATTTCGCCAGCGTACTGGTGGCAACCCAAGCAGTTAGTCTTTTGATTATTTTTGCCATGCTCGATATATGGGTTGCTGCACCATGTTTGGGTGTGATCAAGTGTTGAAAAAGCATTGTAGAAGCCTAGCAGAGATGCATCCGAGAAGTTGTGTCGTAGGTCTTGTTGGTTGTAGGACGCAACAGAACACATCTGATAATGATAGGACGAAAGGCTCGCTGGTCTATCTTGTCCCAAAGGTGATTGTAAAGGGTCCCACCACAGGCTCGACCATAGCCAGTGCTCGTGGGTTTTAGCACTTAAGTGGATTCCAGTTAAATAAAAAGTCGAATGGGAAAGGTTGGTCATCTTAATAAGACCTTCAGGTGCAAATGTCGAAGGGTGACCCTGCCAGGACTTATTCGGCATTAGAATATCAGGCAAAGAATTCTGGTCAACGACATAGTGCATTAAGGGAAAGCCTGGACCTTGCCGCTGCCATGCAGTTTTTATGATAGCGGTCCCTTGCGGGAAGGGAGGCAGGCATGGCTCAGCAGCACCTTGAGGACAATCGATGATCAATCGGTAGTTCTTTAGAATGTGCTGGAGGTAATGACTGTTAAAGAGAACTCTTTCAATACCTGGCAAGCTGATGAACTGGTCCGGTGTTTGAAACTCCTCCAACCACTGTTTGAATCGAGCCTCTGTCCAATGTGCTTGTTCCCAAATTGCTTGGTTGTGCCACTGCTCAGCTCTGAAAATTTCGTCTTCTGTGAAAGTTTGGTGACTACTGCGTTCTGATGAAGGAATCTTGCTATATAGATGTCTGAAAATTCTTTTGATATCGTCGGTGGCATACCAGCTTTGAAAGAGGTAGATGGAGCCAGACTCTCCGATCTTAATCTTTGAGAGTAAATCCTCCCACAACACCCATGAAATGTCTCTTTGAAATTTATGATTCATCGTAAGGGCGTCAGAAGATATTGACTCAAGGTCTAGGGAATAAAAGTCTCGTGGACTTTTAATGAGATGTCTGGCGGCGATTGTCGTTTTAAGCTCTGAATGAGATTGGCTTCCACATTGGGCCATCATGAGACACAGGAACATAAGAATAGATTTCAATGCTAGCCTCCTTCTTACTAGTCTTCAGAATATCAACATGGTTCATGAAGGGAGCGGGCAAAAAGTGCATGACGAATCCTTGACCTTCTGGCCAGTCCTGATTTGTTCGGTTCGCAGGTGAGCTTGACGAATCCCTATCTGCTATGAGTCCAATCTTACTTCGTTGTAATGAGCTTAGCTCTGCTCAGTTTTCGTCCGATCAAGTTGCCGTGGAGGCTGGTTATGGAAGAAATTAAGTTAAAGATCGATGCGCTTGCAGATGCTAAGCGACAGATAGAGCAAACATTACCGATCCTTCAGGCGCTTCGGTCCGACCATAGCAAGATTGAGCAGATGATCGAGATCGGCGATCACTTCAATGGGCTGATTGGTACGTTCAGTTTTGGTTCGGGAACGGATATTTTCGATGAGCTAGTCGATGTTGCAAGGATGATAGATAACGTTTGCCAGATCTATCGCAAAGATGAGCTGGGTGATATCCAACTTGAACACCTTGAATTTATCATAGGAGCTGTAAGCTACTCGCAAATTCTTTTAGATGTATATGTTCGCGAAGGCAAGATCGAAAGCCTCGGCTCTAAGAAGACTGATTTAATTAATGACTATAATAGGTTAACAGATGTGGAGGAACGAGAGATCCTCGATCAGTCTGACATTGATGACCTATTGAGTGATCTGTAATTAGAGGCAGGTTTTC from Pseudobacteriovorax antillogorgiicola includes:
- a CDS encoding amidohydrolase family protein; translated protein: MPRTLNQLRVRDDLATLLQEAGVPFVISTNDMNVRRLRQQAGRAVAYGLPYENALKSITADAARYFKLDDRGSLSVGLRADLVVWSGDPLEPQSYVEALWIAGQLQQPGHRQRQLARSYLDAPVSH
- a CDS encoding hydrogen peroxide-inducible genes activator encodes the protein MPTISQIQYILAVDRYRHFGNAAKACHIAQPSLSMQIQKVEEELGFLIFDRNKKPVLATKKGERFIAQAKHVIREHEKLIKMSREDSDSISGDFRLGIIPTIMPYLLPKFIGLFSERFPGVTLRVDELKTQDIISELRKDTLDAGILATPLQEKGIRERPLFYEPFFLYAHEGHHLLGQEKVSPEGFSSEDIWLLEDGHCFKNQVSNFCSLEEKAGVYSNIIFEGGNLETLRYLVKESKGYTLVPYLFAENLPQEEKTSMVRPFCEPIPSREVSIVFSRDQWKTDIVGALQEVIQEALPSGLNNERTAQQKVIPV